One window of the Rufibacter radiotolerans genome contains the following:
- a CDS encoding acetyltransferase, translating into MQNPVIILGAQELGVLALDAFQSNDVVVYCFLDDQVALQQKEVNEITVMGNTEDEKILKLLGKKCDVFVAAEDMAARKSLVKMLKEEYQVVPVNAIHKFSYVSEHAWLGHGNFIQAGAIVNANAKIGENCLIGSRAVVDAHAELGDNVQLGPGAMINPGVTVGEGAFIGTGAIVVSGVKIGKNARVGAGAVVIADVPAKQTVFGNPAKAV; encoded by the coding sequence ATGCAGAACCCTGTAATTATATTAGGTGCTCAGGAATTGGGCGTGTTGGCCTTAGACGCCTTCCAGAGCAATGACGTGGTGGTGTATTGTTTCCTGGATGACCAGGTGGCGCTGCAGCAGAAAGAGGTGAACGAGATCACCGTGATGGGCAACACCGAAGATGAGAAAATACTGAAGCTCCTGGGCAAGAAATGCGATGTGTTCGTGGCCGCCGAGGACATGGCCGCCCGCAAGAGCCTGGTGAAAATGCTCAAGGAAGAGTATCAGGTCGTGCCGGTCAACGCCATCCATAAATTCAGCTACGTGTCAGAGCACGCCTGGCTGGGCCACGGCAACTTCATTCAGGCCGGGGCCATCGTGAACGCCAACGCCAAGATTGGCGAGAACTGCCTCATCGGCTCCAGAGCCGTGGTAGATGCCCACGCCGAGCTGGGAGATAACGTGCAGTTAGGCCCAGGTGCCATGATCAACCCAGGCGTGACCGTAGGCGAGGGCGCCTTTATTGGGACCGGTGCCATTGTGGTCTCGGGTGTGAAGATTGGCAAGAACGCCCGCGTAGGCGCCGGCGCCGTGGTAATCGCCGACGTGCCCGCCAAACAAACCGTTTTCGGGAATCCGGCCAAAGCCGTTTAA
- a CDS encoding DUF2851 family protein gives MKEDFLHYVWQYQYFLKDNLRTTAGEEIVVRTPGLYNRSDAGPDFSNARILLGDTEWVGSVELHLLTSDWQRHRHQQDAKYNQVVLHVVWEEDESVQREEGTLMPTLELKGRVDLSLQAQYQELLWSQEEIPCAAQVPRVDSIYKSAMMEKTLLERLQLKADLVQERLTQTRQDWESTVYQTMAAGFGFKINQQGFSQLTQVLPLSLINRYRHVPKQLEALVFGQAGLLVSLEEQVAYLQELEKEHQYLTQKHSLSAPLPQSAWNYLRLRPANFPAIRVGQWLAVLQAHHHLWADLVACDNLEDYFTYFRQSPPAYWQEHYAPGRTSAQLYQRIGDDSIQGLLINVVAPLLVAYSRLQGNDGYQEKAVTLLERLVKEQNKITRIYTGLGFPHTCAADSQALLGLYQNYCAPKKCLHCSIGHRLLKQNLSPA, from the coding sequence ATGAAAGAAGATTTCCTCCACTACGTCTGGCAATACCAATACTTCCTGAAAGATAACCTGCGTACTACCGCCGGCGAGGAAATAGTAGTCAGGACGCCTGGCCTCTACAACCGGTCAGATGCCGGGCCAGACTTTTCTAATGCCCGCATATTACTAGGGGATACGGAGTGGGTGGGAAGTGTGGAACTGCACTTACTGACCTCTGACTGGCAACGGCACAGGCACCAGCAGGACGCTAAATACAACCAGGTGGTATTGCATGTGGTGTGGGAAGAAGACGAGTCCGTGCAACGGGAGGAAGGGACACTTATGCCTACCCTGGAGCTGAAAGGCCGCGTGGATTTGTCCTTGCAGGCCCAGTACCAGGAATTGCTCTGGAGCCAGGAAGAGATCCCGTGCGCCGCGCAGGTCCCGCGGGTGGACAGTATCTATAAGTCGGCCATGATGGAGAAGACCCTGCTGGAAAGGCTGCAACTGAAAGCCGACCTTGTTCAGGAGCGCCTCACCCAAACCCGGCAAGATTGGGAAAGTACGGTGTACCAGACCATGGCCGCCGGCTTCGGGTTCAAGATCAACCAACAGGGTTTTTCTCAACTCACGCAGGTGTTGCCGCTTTCTCTGATAAACCGGTACCGGCACGTTCCCAAACAACTAGAGGCTTTGGTATTTGGGCAGGCTGGTTTGTTAGTTTCGCTGGAGGAGCAGGTTGCTTATTTGCAGGAACTGGAAAAAGAACATCAATACCTCACCCAGAAACATAGCTTGTCGGCCCCGCTGCCCCAGAGCGCCTGGAATTACCTTCGGCTGAGGCCCGCTAATTTCCCGGCCATTCGGGTAGGGCAATGGTTGGCCGTACTGCAGGCGCATCATCACTTATGGGCAGACCTGGTGGCCTGCGATAACCTGGAGGATTACTTTACTTATTTCAGACAATCCCCGCCGGCTTATTGGCAAGAGCACTATGCACCCGGAAGAACTTCGGCCCAGCTTTACCAGAGAATTGGAGACGATAGCATTCAGGGGCTGTTGATTAATGTGGTGGCTCCTTTGCTGGTCGCCTACAGCCGGCTGCAGGGCAATGACGGCTATCAGGAAAAAGCCGTGACCCTGCTGGAACGCCTGGTCAAGGAACAGAACAAAATCACGCGGATTTATACCGGGCTTGGCTTCCCGCACACCTGCGCCGCCGACTCCCAGGCCTTGCTGGGGCTGTACCAAAATTACTGTGCTCCCAAGAAATGCTTACATTGCAGCATCGGGCACCGCCTGCTGAAACAGAACCTATCACCCGCATGA
- the pyrF gene encoding orotidine-5'-phosphate decarboxylase — MTRDQLFEQIQRKRSYLCIGLDTDLKKIPPHLLQLEDPIFEFNRQIIEATQDLCVAYKPNIAFYEAHGPKGWVSLDRTLSVIPENIFAIADAKRGDIGNTSELYARAFFEQMDFDALTVAPYMGIDSVTPFLQFPNKWVILLALTSNPGHDDFQLLSVVSEGKSYFLFEKVLKDSQKWGSAENMMYVIGATRHDYIERVREIAPDHFLLVPGVGAQGGSLEEISRFGMNRQCGLLVNSSRQIIYASQGEDFAEKARAAAMAVQQQMERYLNEYLPK; from the coding sequence ATGACCAGAGACCAGTTATTTGAACAGATTCAGCGCAAGCGCTCTTACCTATGCATTGGGCTAGACACAGATCTGAAAAAAATCCCGCCGCACCTGCTGCAGTTGGAAGACCCTATCTTTGAGTTTAACCGCCAGATCATTGAAGCCACCCAGGACCTGTGCGTGGCCTACAAACCCAACATCGCGTTCTATGAGGCACACGGCCCCAAAGGCTGGGTGAGCCTGGACCGTACGTTGTCCGTGATCCCGGAGAATATTTTCGCTATTGCCGATGCCAAGCGAGGAGACATAGGGAATACCTCAGAACTGTACGCGCGCGCCTTTTTTGAGCAGATGGACTTTGATGCCCTCACGGTGGCCCCGTATATGGGCATAGACTCCGTGACCCCTTTCCTGCAGTTCCCCAATAAATGGGTAATCCTGCTGGCCCTTACCTCTAACCCCGGCCATGACGATTTTCAGTTGCTGAGCGTGGTGTCTGAGGGCAAGTCTTATTTCCTATTTGAGAAAGTACTCAAAGACAGCCAGAAATGGGGTTCCGCCGAGAATATGATGTACGTGATTGGCGCCACCCGCCATGACTATATTGAACGGGTACGGGAAATCGCGCCAGACCATTTCCTGCTGGTGCCCGGCGTAGGCGCGCAAGGCGGAAGCCTGGAGGAAATCTCCCGATTCGGCATGAACCGCCAGTGTGGCCTCTTGGTGAATTCTTCCCGCCAGATCATCTACGCGTCGCAGGGCGAAGACTTCGCGGAGAAAGCCCGGGCCGCCGCTATGGCCGTGCAACAGCAAATGGAACGCTACCTGAACGAGTACCTGCCGAAATAG
- a CDS encoding LolA family protein, giving the protein MKRIFSLLLAFLLVVPFAQAQNAQKDPQAQKILDAMSKKYQAMNAFKVSFTQTLESPSTKVKESINGDITVAGNKFRLAVAGQEIINNGATIWTFMKKENEVTISDFDPEEQEMTPNQIYTLYQKGYRYVYAGEEKVGGEAVHVVDLTPDDRDNQVFKVRLHISKKDNSIKSWKMFRKNGNRYTYSVKKFTANPPLENNYFAFDKSKYKGVKVVDLR; this is encoded by the coding sequence ATGAAACGAATATTTTCCCTTCTGCTCGCCTTTTTGCTGGTAGTGCCTTTTGCCCAGGCGCAGAACGCCCAGAAAGACCCGCAGGCCCAGAAAATTCTGGATGCCATGAGCAAGAAGTACCAGGCCATGAATGCTTTTAAAGTTTCTTTCACCCAGACGCTGGAAAGTCCTTCCACCAAGGTGAAGGAGTCCATCAACGGCGATATCACGGTGGCCGGCAATAAATTCAGGCTGGCCGTGGCCGGGCAGGAGATCATCAACAACGGCGCCACCATCTGGACCTTCATGAAAAAGGAGAACGAAGTGACCATCTCAGACTTTGACCCCGAAGAGCAGGAAATGACGCCTAACCAGATCTACACCCTCTATCAGAAAGGCTACCGCTATGTGTATGCCGGCGAGGAGAAAGTGGGCGGCGAAGCGGTGCACGTAGTGGACCTGACCCCGGATGACCGCGATAACCAGGTGTTCAAAGTAAGGCTGCACATCAGCAAGAAGGACAACTCCATCAAGTCCTGGAAGATGTTCCGCAAGAACGGGAACCGCTACACCTATTCGGTGAAGAAGTTTACCGCCAATCCTCCCCTGGAGAACAACTATTTCGCTTTTGATAAGAGCAAATACAAAGGTGTGAAAGTGGTAGACCTTCGTTAG
- a CDS encoding FtsK/SpoIIIE family DNA translocase: MATNTYKREVGTGPRPKNTPRTQNEPKGRTETKAPKEPKAPRKPFQTPQLSFTFFKDRRLQLFIGFFFLLSSLYLTIAFVSFLFTGAADQSIVESVTTEDVKAAGLESENWLGLFGAWVSDYFINRWFGVASFFFVPIIFYIGYRIVFRRTTITFSSVMTLCLFGLLWGCVTAGYLVLMNSSAADFGFMSGAIGYESALWLQSLLGWGTGLLLAFALIAFVMFFFNITTLNRPRIARPSAAPAVAAEDRAESGVYASPSMAGMNHMTNPSGSFAAQQEEEEETIYPAPFALQNQEEQEEEEEYYDEDELLEEEEPEDELFAVNELPVTPRVSTPSLALEVEQDEDVLLEDDFEDEEEEEVELAIAKVPLEEEADTLVSENYDPTLDLPRYQYPSIDLLTDYGVGKVQVTKEELEANKDKIVETLGNYSIGIASIKATIGPTVTLYEIVPEAGVRISKIKSLEDDIALSLAALGIRIIAPIPGKGTIGIEVPNKKKEMVSIKSILSTEKFMKSEMELPIAFGKTITNEVFITDLAKMPHLLMAGATGQGKSVGLNAILTSLLYKRHPSQLKFVLVDPKKVELSLFNKIERHFLAKLPDTDEAIITDTKKVVNTLNSLCMEMDQRYDLLKDAGCRNLKEYNLKFVERRLNPKKGHKFMPYIVLVIDELADLMMTAGKEVETPIARLAQLARAIGIHLVVATQRPSVNVITGIIKANFPARISFKVTSKIDSRTILDTGGADQLIGQGDMLFSLGSDLIRVQCAFVDTPEVDRICDFIGEQQGYSDAYLLPEFVGDESGNDKAEFDPSNKDAMFEEAARIVVTHQQGSTSLLQRRLKLGYNRAGRLIDQLEAAGVVGPFEGSKAREVLIPDEYSLEQLLNSMQP, translated from the coding sequence ATGGCAACGAACACATATAAACGGGAAGTAGGGACTGGTCCGCGGCCAAAGAATACGCCCCGCACGCAGAATGAACCGAAGGGAAGAACGGAAACAAAAGCCCCCAAAGAGCCGAAAGCACCTAGGAAACCTTTCCAGACCCCGCAACTATCTTTCACTTTTTTCAAAGACCGACGGCTGCAGCTGTTCATCGGGTTTTTCTTCCTGCTTTCTTCGCTGTACCTGACCATTGCCTTTGTCTCGTTCCTGTTCACGGGTGCCGCAGACCAGAGCATTGTGGAATCGGTGACCACCGAGGACGTGAAAGCCGCCGGCCTGGAGTCTGAGAACTGGCTGGGTCTGTTTGGGGCCTGGGTGTCAGACTACTTCATTAACCGCTGGTTTGGGGTTGCCTCCTTCTTTTTTGTGCCCATCATTTTCTACATAGGATACCGGATTGTGTTCCGGCGCACCACCATCACTTTCTCATCGGTCATGACCCTTTGCCTCTTCGGGCTGTTGTGGGGTTGCGTGACTGCCGGGTACCTGGTGCTCATGAACAGTTCGGCCGCCGATTTCGGGTTTATGAGCGGCGCCATTGGTTATGAATCTGCCCTGTGGCTCCAAAGCCTGCTGGGTTGGGGAACCGGTCTGCTGCTGGCCTTTGCGCTCATTGCCTTTGTGATGTTCTTCTTCAATATCACTACGCTTAACCGTCCTCGCATTGCCCGGCCTTCTGCTGCTCCCGCTGTTGCCGCGGAAGACAGAGCTGAATCCGGTGTCTATGCCTCGCCGTCCATGGCGGGCATGAACCACATGACTAATCCATCAGGCTCGTTTGCCGCCCAGCAAGAAGAGGAAGAGGAAACCATTTACCCGGCGCCGTTCGCGCTGCAGAACCAGGAAGAGCAGGAGGAGGAGGAAGAGTATTATGATGAAGATGAACTGCTGGAGGAAGAAGAGCCGGAGGACGAATTATTTGCCGTCAATGAATTACCGGTTACCCCTAGAGTAAGCACCCCTTCCTTAGCCCTGGAAGTAGAGCAGGACGAAGACGTGCTGCTGGAGGACGATTTTGAAGACGAGGAGGAAGAGGAAGTAGAACTGGCCATTGCCAAGGTTCCTTTGGAAGAAGAGGCCGACACGCTGGTGAGCGAGAATTATGACCCAACGCTAGACCTGCCGCGCTACCAATACCCCTCCATTGACCTGCTCACCGACTACGGCGTGGGCAAGGTACAAGTGACTAAAGAAGAGCTGGAAGCTAACAAAGACAAGATTGTAGAGACCCTGGGCAATTACAGCATTGGGATTGCTTCCATTAAAGCCACCATCGGGCCCACCGTGACCCTGTATGAGATTGTACCCGAAGCCGGCGTGCGGATCTCCAAAATCAAGAGCCTGGAAGACGACATCGCCCTGAGCTTAGCCGCCCTGGGTATCCGGATCATTGCGCCCATCCCGGGCAAGGGAACAATTGGTATTGAGGTGCCCAACAAGAAAAAGGAGATGGTGTCCATCAAATCCATTCTGAGCACTGAGAAGTTCATGAAGAGCGAGATGGAACTGCCTATCGCCTTCGGGAAAACCATCACCAATGAGGTCTTTATCACCGATCTTGCCAAAATGCCCCACTTACTCATGGCGGGTGCCACGGGTCAGGGTAAATCAGTGGGTCTGAACGCTATTTTGACTTCTTTGCTGTACAAGCGCCACCCGTCGCAATTGAAGTTTGTGCTGGTGGATCCTAAAAAGGTGGAGTTATCGTTGTTCAACAAGATTGAGCGCCACTTCCTGGCCAAACTACCCGATACCGACGAGGCCATCATCACCGACACCAAAAAGGTAGTGAACACGCTCAACTCGCTCTGCATGGAGATGGACCAGCGCTATGACCTCCTCAAAGACGCCGGTTGCCGTAACCTGAAGGAGTACAACCTTAAGTTTGTGGAGCGCCGCCTCAACCCCAAGAAGGGCCACAAGTTCATGCCCTACATCGTGCTGGTAATTGATGAGTTAGCCGACTTGATGATGACCGCCGGAAAAGAGGTGGAAACGCCTATCGCGCGTCTGGCGCAGCTGGCCAGGGCCATCGGGATTCACCTGGTGGTGGCTACGCAGCGTCCGTCGGTGAACGTGATCACCGGTATCATCAAGGCCAACTTCCCGGCCCGTATCTCCTTTAAGGTAACGTCCAAGATTGACTCCCGTACCATTCTGGATACCGGCGGCGCCGATCAGTTGATTGGCCAGGGGGACATGCTGTTCTCATTAGGTTCAGATTTGATACGAGTGCAGTGCGCGTTCGTGGATACCCCCGAGGTGGACCGCATCTGTGATTTCATTGGCGAACAACAGGGCTATTCAGATGCGTATCTGTTGCCGGAATTTGTGGGTGATGAAAGCGGCAATGACAAAGCCGAGTTTGACCCTAGTAACAAGGATGCCATGTTTGAAGAAGCTGCCCGCATTGTGGTCACGCACCAGCAGGGTAGCACGTCTTTACTGCAGCGCCGCCTGAAACTGGGCTATAACCGCGCGGGACGTTTGATAGACCAATTAGAGGCCGCCGGCGTGGTAGGCCCGTTTGAGGGAAGCAAGGCCCGCGAAGTTTTAATTCCGGATGAGTACAGTTTGGAACAGTTATTGAATAGCATGCAACCGTAG
- a CDS encoding quinone-dependent dihydroorotate dehydrogenase, translating to MYKELLRPLLFKLDPEKVHHLTTAALKSAYHLPLAKSISKSLFQVTDPRLERKVFGLTFPNPVGLAAGFDKDARMIDEFAELGFGFIEIGTLTPKAQEGNPKPRLFRLPQDGAIINRMGFNNEGVDKAVERLRSRKSNVIVGGNIGKNKVTPNEQALQDYLYCFDALYDVVDYFVVNVSSPNTPDLRALQEKEPLLDLLSNLQNRNQGKAKPLLLKIAPDLNQAQLDDIVEIAVQTQLSGVIATNTTISRAGLTTSPERIAQIGAGGLSGKPLTHASTEVVRYLRQQLPEEVRIIGVGGIMNPQDALDKLSAGADLVQLYTGFIYEGPGLIKQINQRLLK from the coding sequence GTGTATAAAGAACTCCTCAGACCGCTGCTGTTTAAACTTGACCCTGAAAAGGTCCACCACCTCACCACCGCTGCCTTAAAAAGTGCCTACCACCTGCCACTGGCCAAGTCTATCAGCAAGAGCCTGTTTCAGGTAACGGACCCGCGGCTGGAGCGGAAGGTGTTTGGGCTGACGTTCCCTAATCCCGTGGGGCTGGCCGCCGGCTTTGACAAAGACGCCCGCATGATTGATGAGTTCGCGGAGCTGGGGTTTGGGTTTATTGAGATTGGCACGCTTACCCCCAAGGCCCAGGAGGGGAACCCAAAGCCGCGCCTGTTCCGGTTGCCGCAAGACGGCGCCATCATCAACCGCATGGGCTTCAACAATGAGGGCGTAGACAAAGCCGTGGAGCGCCTGCGGAGCCGGAAGAGTAACGTGATAGTGGGCGGCAACATTGGCAAGAACAAGGTCACGCCCAATGAGCAGGCCCTGCAGGATTACCTGTATTGCTTTGATGCGCTCTATGACGTGGTAGATTATTTTGTGGTAAACGTGAGCTCGCCCAATACCCCAGACCTGCGGGCTCTGCAGGAAAAGGAACCGCTTCTGGACCTGCTGAGCAACCTGCAGAACCGCAACCAGGGCAAAGCCAAGCCCCTGCTCCTGAAAATTGCCCCCGACCTGAACCAGGCGCAGCTGGATGACATTGTGGAGATTGCCGTCCAGACCCAGCTTTCTGGGGTCATCGCCACCAACACCACCATTAGCCGGGCCGGGCTGACCACCTCTCCGGAGCGCATTGCCCAGATTGGCGCCGGCGGCCTGAGCGGAAAACCCTTGACCCATGCCTCTACTGAGGTAGTACGGTACCTACGCCAGCAGTTGCCTGAGGAAGTAAGAATAATAGGCGTGGGCGGCATCATGAACCCGCAGGACGCGCTGGACAAGCTTTCGGCCGGGGCCGATTTAGTGCAATTGTACACCGGTTTCATTTACGAGGGGCCGGGTTTGATAAAGCAGATTAACCAGCGCCTGCTGAAGTAA
- a CDS encoding GAF domain-containing protein: MVELLNSKLEVTWSAEEKTILDAAVALAEESHQPTFIRDVLLFLYQHSRAKFILVSRKGPQPEEMTSLGLLVDGTLTFEQITYSLAGTPCELVQKHEICYFPRDTQALFPTDEYLSLYGIDSYFGAPLLNATGEVTGLVTLMHQEPLANPTLIELILSILSPPLEELLEASA; this comes from the coding sequence ATGGTAGAGTTATTGAATTCAAAGTTGGAGGTTACCTGGTCAGCCGAGGAGAAAACGATTTTAGATGCCGCCGTGGCCCTGGCCGAAGAAAGCCACCAGCCTACTTTTATAAGGGACGTGCTGCTTTTCCTGTATCAGCATTCCCGGGCCAAATTCATCCTTGTCAGCCGGAAAGGGCCTCAACCAGAGGAAATGACCAGTCTGGGGCTGTTAGTGGATGGCACCTTAACCTTTGAGCAAATTACCTATTCCCTTGCAGGCACCCCCTGTGAGTTGGTCCAGAAGCACGAGATCTGCTACTTCCCCAGAGATACCCAAGCCCTCTTCCCCACCGATGAGTACCTGAGCCTTTATGGCATTGACAGTTATTTTGGGGCTCCGCTCCTGAATGCAACTGGGGAGGTTACCGGCCTGGTAACCCTCATGCATCAGGAACCGCTGGCCAACCCTACCCTTATTGAACTCATTCTCAGTATTCTATCTCCTCCGCTAGAGGAGTTGTTAGAAGCATCTGCGTAA
- a CDS encoding DUF72 domain-containing protein, giving the protein MEEKGHIYIGTSGWHYNHWKGNFYPSGVTSKQFTEYYLRYFKTVEINNSFYRLPSAETFAAWYASVPEDFIFAVKASRYITHMKKLKDPQQGLSLLLGNAQALKEKLGPILFQLPPAWRLNLDRFQNFLKALPPYHRYTFEFRDPSWYQEEVYQLLQEHNHAFCIYDLAGHQSPIEVTADFVYIRLHGPEGKYNGSYSEEALQNWAAHCRTWAREGKDVYVYFDNDINGHAPVNAIRLQELVRE; this is encoded by the coding sequence ATGGAAGAAAAGGGACACATATATATTGGCACCTCGGGGTGGCACTACAACCACTGGAAGGGCAATTTCTACCCCTCGGGCGTTACCTCCAAACAATTCACGGAGTACTACCTGCGGTATTTTAAGACGGTGGAGATCAACAATTCCTTTTACAGGTTACCTTCTGCCGAGACCTTTGCCGCCTGGTACGCCAGCGTGCCCGAAGACTTCATCTTTGCGGTAAAGGCCAGTCGCTACATCACGCACATGAAGAAACTCAAAGACCCGCAGCAGGGACTTTCTCTGTTGTTGGGCAACGCGCAGGCGTTAAAAGAGAAACTGGGACCCATTCTATTCCAACTGCCGCCTGCCTGGCGCCTGAACCTGGATCGGTTCCAGAATTTCCTGAAGGCCCTGCCGCCCTACCACCGCTATACCTTTGAGTTCAGGGACCCCAGTTGGTACCAGGAAGAAGTGTACCAACTGCTGCAGGAGCACAACCACGCCTTCTGCATTTATGACCTGGCCGGCCACCAATCGCCTATAGAAGTCACCGCCGATTTTGTCTACATCCGGCTGCACGGCCCCGAAGGCAAATACAATGGCAGTTACTCAGAGGAAGCCCTGCAGAACTGGGCCGCCCATTGCCGCACCTGGGCCCGGGAAGGGAAAGACGTATACGTGTACTTTGACAATGACATTAACGGCCACGCCCCGGTCAATGCCATCCGGCTGCAGGAGCTGGTGCGGGAGTAA
- a CDS encoding LLM class flavin-dependent oxidoreductase — translation MTQAKKIKLSLLDQSPVRAGGTAEQALQETLQLAQLADRLGYTRFWVSEHHNTLGLAGPVPEVLIPHLAAHTQHLRIGSGGVMLPHYSALKVAENFRLLEALYPNRIDLGIGRAPGTDRRTAALLNPYNQFNEQDFVDQLMDLDRFLQDGLNGSEAGNVKVTPRSATTPERWLLSSSGQSGVFAAHFGMGFSFAHFINPNGGPEMMHAYQTRFSPSALLKKPAGNFGIFVLCADTQEKAEELQLSMDMLMLHIRQGKAGGVPSLETAKAFYEDLAPDELAQVQYNRQRLVVGTPDTVKAKLDALAEAYQVDEIVVVTITYDFQDRLRSYELLAEAYGLERRSESIV, via the coding sequence ATGACCCAGGCGAAGAAAATAAAATTAAGTTTGTTGGACCAGTCGCCAGTGAGGGCGGGCGGAACGGCAGAGCAGGCGTTGCAGGAAACCCTGCAATTGGCGCAGTTGGCAGACCGTCTGGGCTACACCCGTTTCTGGGTCTCTGAGCACCACAACACGTTAGGCCTGGCCGGGCCTGTGCCCGAAGTCCTAATTCCGCATTTGGCGGCTCATACCCAACACCTGCGCATTGGCTCGGGCGGGGTCATGCTGCCGCACTACAGTGCCCTGAAAGTAGCGGAGAATTTCCGGTTACTGGAAGCCCTGTACCCTAACCGCATTGACCTGGGCATTGGCCGCGCGCCCGGCACCGACCGCCGGACCGCCGCCTTGCTCAACCCCTACAACCAGTTCAACGAGCAGGATTTTGTGGACCAACTCATGGACCTGGACCGGTTCCTGCAGGACGGGTTGAATGGCTCTGAAGCTGGCAACGTGAAAGTGACGCCCCGGTCGGCGACTACGCCCGAGCGCTGGCTCTTGAGTTCAAGCGGGCAGAGCGGCGTGTTTGCGGCTCACTTCGGGATGGGTTTTTCCTTCGCCCATTTCATCAACCCCAACGGCGGCCCCGAGATGATGCACGCCTACCAGACCCGGTTCAGCCCCTCAGCCCTTCTGAAAAAGCCGGCCGGTAACTTCGGGATCTTTGTCTTGTGCGCCGACACCCAAGAAAAGGCCGAGGAACTGCAACTCTCCATGGACATGCTCATGCTGCACATCAGGCAAGGCAAAGCCGGAGGGGTGCCCTCTCTGGAAACGGCCAAGGCTTTTTATGAGGATTTAGCGCCCGATGAACTGGCCCAGGTGCAATACAACCGCCAGCGCCTGGTGGTGGGTACGCCAGACACGGTCAAAGCAAAATTAGATGCCTTAGCCGAAGCCTACCAGGTAGACGAGATTGTGGTGGTCACCATCACCTATGATTTCCAGGACCGCCTACGCAGCTATGAACTGTTGGCAGAGGCATATGGGTTGGAAAGGCGTTCTGAGTCTATAGTCTGA